The Actinomycetota bacterium genome segment CAGGACAACACCGGCGCCATCGTCTACAACCTCGCCCAGCAGGACATGGTGGCGCTGCGGGTCACGTTCCGAGTGGGGTTCCAGGTGGCCAACACGATCACGTGGGAGAAGCAGGCGGAGGGTGACCGCTACCCGTTCGCGGTCCTGACCGCACCGACCGCATAAAGGAGGACGTGATGCCTGACAAGAAGATGAAGCAGGGGTCCACGTCGCCGGACGAGGCCAAGGCGGCCGAGGACGAGAAGGGTTACCTGGGTCAGACCCCCGACCCGACACCGAACGAGCACTACACGGTGCCCGGCGTTCTGGCCGGAAAGCCAACGCCGGAGACCGACGACGATCTCGCGGCGAAGGCCAAGGTGAACCTCAGGAGTTGAGGTTTCGGGCTTGCTCTGCGGCATGGAAGGCCTCGGCCATGCGGGCCCAGTCGTCGTCCACTCGGTTCACGCCGCCTGCGTTGCGATTGTTCGTGCCGATCGGGCCTGTGTGCGCTTGGCACCAGATCTCCGCGGTGCCGAATCGGAACGGCCTGGCGATCGCCTCATCGACAGATGGTGAGGGCGGGTTGCCAGCCGCGATCGCGACAGCATTGAAGGCGCTCTTTCCCAGACATACGGCAAGGACGGGACGGACGATCTCGATCTGAGGGATGGCGAATTCGCGGGCAGCACGGACGAGGTCTCGCGTGGGGATGGCGGCGCTCATCCCTCCCAGCTTCACGAATGGAAAGACGTTCGTCGCGAAGACGTTGGAGAGGTCCATGTCGAAGTGCCGCCGTAGCAGCGCCTTGAGTTGCTGGTTCGTCCGACGGTGTGGGTCGTGACCGAACTCGATCCGCTCCGGCAGGACCGGCCCCTGCAGCACGTCTTCGGACGCCCAGTCCTGAAGCAGGATCATCAGCGGCGAATCAACGTTGCCCGCCGACTTGGTGTAGGGCGAAACGAAGTCGCACTCGTAGATCCCGTCGTGGTAGTCGCCGATGCTCCCGTAGCCCGGCCATCTGGTGGCCTTCCGTCGGGCGGCGAGTTCGAGGAGCCGCGCGCTCTTGTCCATGTCGGCCAAGGCTACCCAGGCATCAGGTGCCACATTGACCGCATAGGAGAGCTATGGCCCTCGCCGGAGCTGAGGAACTCGTTCATCTGGTCGGCACGGAGGTTGATCAGCTCCGCGCCGAGCGCTGTCTCGAGCTGGTCTCGGCTGCCATCAAGGGTGAGGCGGGCAACGAGGTCGAGCGGCGCGACGGCCATGAGGTTCGGCTGCGCGGGACGTGGCGGACGGAGCTGTGGCTTCCCAACCCGCCGGTGCTCTCCGTCGATGTGGTCGAGGTGGACGGGCAAACGTTGCCGGAGGGCGGCTGGGAGTGGCGCCGGTCAGGCTTGCTGCTCCGGTCGGCGCCGCCGCTGTCCAACGCCCGGCCGGTGTGGGGGTGGGGCGGACCGCGAACCGAGATCCGGATCGTGTACAGCCACGGCTTCGATCCGGTGCCGGGTGACCTCCAGGCCGTCTGCCTCCAGGCGGCGGCACGGCTGTACGCCAACCCGGGCGGAGTACAGGCCGAGTCGATCGGGTCATACAGCGTCACGTATCCCCACAGCGGGGGTGAACTGCTCACAGCGGAAGAGCGGCGGGTCTGCCGGCGCTACAGGCAGACGGCATGACGTTCCGCGGCCTGCTTCGAGGCCAGAGCGTGGAGGTCGTTCATCGCTCGTTCGCGACGGACGACTACGGGCAGCGCATCGAGTCCGCCACGCAAGAGGTCACGTATCCGGCCTACCTGGAGCAGACCTCGGAGCAGGAGGTCACCGGGGGCGCCGAGGCGGCCATCAGCGACTGGCTGATCGTGCTGCCGCCCGAGGCAACCGGCATCCGGCCGCTCGACCGGATCCAGAGCGAGGGCCGGGTATTCGAGGTGGTCGGTTCTCCGCGGCTGGTCCGTCGGCCGGCGACCGGCGAGCTGCACCACGTTGAGGCACGACTGAGGTTCATCGAATGGCAGACCGGATCACCGTAACCGTGCATGGTGCCGACGAGCTGGGCCGGAAGCTGCGCCGGCTCGACCGGGAGCTAGCCGGGAAGGCCACCCTGCTCGCCCTGGCGGCCGCGGGCGAGGTGGTGCGAGGCACGGCCGCCACGAAGGCCCCCGGCGGCCCTGGGGGCGAACTGGGGCGGTCCATCCGCGTGGAGCCGCGCTGATGCCCCGCCGGATTACCGTCCACGTGGGCAGTGACCTCTTCTGGGCCCCCGTCCACGAGCGAGGCGCGGTCATCTCGGCGAAGCGAGCCCGGATGCTGCGCTTCCAGGCCGGCGGACGGACGGTGTTCGCGCGCCGGGTCCACATCCCGGCCCGGCCGTTCCTGCGGCCAGCGTTGGACGCAGGCAAGGGCCCGGCCGTGGCCGCCTTCGGGACGACGCTTCGAGTCCAGATCGAGCGGATCGCTCGTGGAGGCTGAACGGGCACTGCGTGATCTGCTGCTCGCCACCCAGGATGTGGCCGAGCTCGTGGGCGACGGTATCCACCCCGTCCACCTGCCGCAGGGCTTCCGGCTCCCGGCCGTCAGCTACCAGCGGATCTCCGGTCCCCGGATCAGGGCACACGAGGGTCCGTCGGGGCTGGCGAGGCCGCGGATCCAGGTCGATTGTTGGGCCGAGACGTACGCGGCGGCCAAGGAGCTGGCTCGCCGGGTCCGCCAGTCCGTGGACGGGTGGCGCGGCGAGTCCGCCGGGATCCGGATCAACGACGTCTCGGTGGTGACGGAGATGGACGGCTACGAGCCGGACACCGGCATCTGGCGCGTCCAGCTCGACCTGATCGTCTGGCATGAGGAGGCAACTTCGTGAACTACACAGAGCGCGACTACCGAGGGCGCACGCAGTACGACTGCCGGCGCTGCCCGTTCACAACGTCGCGGCGGGACGGTATCGAGCGCCACGCCCGGGAGCGCCATCCGGGCCCCGCATTCGAACCGGCGGCCGAGCCCGACGGCGAAACCAAGCGCAAGACGCGGAAGGAGGGATAGCAGATGGCGATCGGCGCACAGGGAACGCAGCTCCAGCGGGAAGACCCGGCGACCCCGGGAACGTACACGACGGTGGCCGAGGTGAGGAACATCGGGGGGCCAGGACTGTCCGTGGACACGTCCGACGTCACCTCGCACGACTCGGGTCCGTGGCGCGAGTTCATCTCGACGCTCATCGACCCCGGCGAGGTGTCGCTCGATCTGAACTTCCTGCCCGACGACCCCACGCAGACGGCCCTGCTCGACGATCTGCAGGCGCGGCGCGTGGGGACGTGGCGCCTGCTGTTCCCGAACGGGGCGACATGGGGGTTCCCGGCACTCGTGACCGGCTTCGAGCCGTCATCGCCCCACGACGGCGAACTGTCGGCCAGCGCCACGCTGAAGGTGACAGGACAGCCCGACTTCGCCGCCGCCTAAGGAGACGCGCATGTATCTCGACAAGGAGCAGATCCGACAGGCTCAGGACATCCCCTCAGAGGACTCGGACGTCCCCGAGTGGGGCGGCCGGGTCCGCGTGTGCGGCCTGACCGGCAAGCAGCGCGACGATTACGAGGCTTCCATCGTGAGGTTCCGCGGCGACCGGCGCGTCCTCGACCTGCGAAACGTCCGTGCTCGGCTCGTTGTCCTGTGCGTCGTTGACGCCGACGGGCGCCGGGTCTTCGCCGACACCGACGTGTCCTGGCTGACCGAGACGTTCTAAGGAAGCGGCCGGGTGCCTGGCCGATAACGAACAGTTGAGCGCGCCTACCGGTGTTGTCGAGGGCAAGCGCTACCAGGTCCTTGAATGTCTGCCGCTTTCGCATCGCGTTGCTCCCGGTATCCCATCGCGACAGTTTGAACTCCGCCACCCGTAGATTCGTTTCTAGGTCGAAGGGTCTCGTGGGGTCATTGCCGGCGGCCAGAGACGGACGTCCGCGAATCACTTCCCCGGGCTCAAGGAGACTAGGCAGGGCCAGTACGATCGCTGCCGCATGGATGAGGTCGTTGATTCGTCCGAAGCTGTTGCGGAAGCTCACAGCTGCGTCGAACAACTCCTGCGTGACCCTGGCTCGTGTGGCGATTCCCCTCGTTGCTTCGGCTTCCGTGCCTTCCAAGAGGTGCTCGAGGGATGCAATCGTGCTCGTCAGGTCGCCACTCTTCTGGTGTAGGAACCCTAAGAGGATCTCTGCCGCCCTCTCGAGGGGCAGTTCCTGCGTGTGGGCAGGACCGTTCAACTGGAGACACTTCCGTTCGAAGTCATGAGGGCGCTGTCCTTCGCCCCCTAGCACCAGAGGGTTTCCACCGGTAGCGCGTTACTTCAAGCTCTGAGGGATCGGGCGCCCAGGAACGCCATGCTCGTACGCGCCCCCCACTCGCTGCGGGCGCAGGGTCGTTCCGATTCAGGTTGATGCCCGTGACGACTATGAGGATCGTTCGGCCCGGATTCCGAAGAGCATGACGAACCTCAGCAGCCGTTAGCTCCACTGTTGGCTCCGGCCCGATTGTGCCCTTCACCTCGACGAAGTACGGGGCGGAGTTCCTTGTCTTGCGACCCTCAAGGTCCCACGACTTCTTGCGAGAGACATGCTCTACGAGCGGCCATCCATTCTTCAGGCACCAGGCCTTAGCGGCCTGCATCGCTCGATCCTCTACCGCCAGTCGCTC includes the following:
- a CDS encoding DUF3168 domain-containing protein, encoding MEAERALRDLLLATQDVAELVGDGIHPVHLPQGFRLPAVSYQRISGPRIRAHEGPSGLARPRIQVDCWAETYAAAKELARRVRQSVDGWRGESAGIRINDVSVVTEMDGYEPDTGIWRVQLDLIVWHEEATS
- a CDS encoding phage tail tube protein, coding for MAIGAQGTQLQREDPATPGTYTTVAEVRNIGGPGLSVDTSDVTSHDSGPWREFISTLIDPGEVSLDLNFLPDDPTQTALLDDLQARRVGTWRLLFPNGATWGFPALVTGFEPSSPHDGELSASATLKVTGQPDFAAA
- a CDS encoding uracil-DNA glycosylase family protein produces the protein MDKSARLLELAARRKATRWPGYGSIGDYHDGIYECDFVSPYTKSAGNVDSPLMILLQDWASEDVLQGPVLPERIEFGHDPHRRTNQQLKALLRRHFDMDLSNVFATNVFPFVKLGGMSAAIPTRDLVRAAREFAIPQIEIVRPVLAVCLGKSAFNAVAIAAGNPPSPSVDEAIARPFRFGTAEIWCQAHTGPIGTNNRNAGGVNRVDDDWARMAEAFHAAEQARNLNS